From one Brachypodium distachyon strain Bd21 chromosome 4, Brachypodium_distachyon_v3.0, whole genome shotgun sequence genomic stretch:
- the LOC100843900 gene encoding Holliday junction resolvase MOC1, chloroplastic isoform X2 — protein sequence MESSSTTTAATPPVKTVGKRPRRALAAAPLRDLTNFLPSSPTTPAPRSPSARRALPAHDASACSSAASAASATPPVSKPSAAVVVEEQVEQPSSVKSPISTVYTSRKSQRRTATTRRNPTGVKAPFSAGASASCPPPGKAARAGTSRKASAAQGSHPISSSAPCLQAKTRHMRMKENSSSARPKLPDDFIEKQRAYFREIDAFELPEEEASETD from the exons ATGGAATCCTCCTCCACTACCACCGCCGCAACGCCACCGGTGAAGACGGTGGGCAAGCGGCCGCGGagggcgttggcggcggcgcctctgCGGGATCTGACCAACTTCCTCCCCAGCAGCCCCACCACCCCGGCCCCGAGAAGCCCTAGCGCCAGGCGGGCGCTCCCTGCCCACGACGCCTCCGcgtgctcctccgccgcttccgccgcgTCCGCCACGCCCCCCGTCTCCAAGCCCTCCG CTGCGGTCGTTGTTGAGGAGCAGGTGGAGCAGCCGAGTTCGGTGAAGTCGCCCATCTCCACGGTCTACACGAGCCGCAAGTCCCAGCggaggacggcgacgacgaggaggaaccccaccggcgtcaaggcgcccTTCTCTGCTGGAGCATCAGCAAGCTGCCCGCCTCCTGGAAAGGCTGCAAGGGCCGGCACCAGCAG GAAAGCTTCAGCGGCTCAGGGTTCTCATCCTATTTCATCCTCAGCTCCTTGTCTTCAAGCCAAAACG AGGCACATGAGGATGAAAGAAAACTCATCTTCAGCCAGACCCAAATTACCAGATGATTTCATCGAGAAGCAGAGAGCATACTTCCGGGAGATCGACGCCTTTGAACTTCCAGAGGAAGAGGCCTCAGAGACTGACTGA
- the LOC100843900 gene encoding Holliday junction resolvase MOC1, chloroplastic isoform X1 produces the protein MESSSTTTAATPPVKTVGKRPRRALAAAPLRDLTNFLPSSPTTPAPRSPSARRALPAHDASACSSAASAASATPPVSKPSAAVVVEEQVEQPSSVKSPISTVYTSRKSQRRTATTRRNPTGVKAPFSAGASASCPPPGKAARAGTSRKASAAQGSHPISSSAPCLQAKTKRHMRMKENSSSARPKLPDDFIEKQRAYFREIDAFELPEEEASETD, from the exons ATGGAATCCTCCTCCACTACCACCGCCGCAACGCCACCGGTGAAGACGGTGGGCAAGCGGCCGCGGagggcgttggcggcggcgcctctgCGGGATCTGACCAACTTCCTCCCCAGCAGCCCCACCACCCCGGCCCCGAGAAGCCCTAGCGCCAGGCGGGCGCTCCCTGCCCACGACGCCTCCGcgtgctcctccgccgcttccgccgcgTCCGCCACGCCCCCCGTCTCCAAGCCCTCCG CTGCGGTCGTTGTTGAGGAGCAGGTGGAGCAGCCGAGTTCGGTGAAGTCGCCCATCTCCACGGTCTACACGAGCCGCAAGTCCCAGCggaggacggcgacgacgaggaggaaccccaccggcgtcaaggcgcccTTCTCTGCTGGAGCATCAGCAAGCTGCCCGCCTCCTGGAAAGGCTGCAAGGGCCGGCACCAGCAG GAAAGCTTCAGCGGCTCAGGGTTCTCATCCTATTTCATCCTCAGCTCCTTGTCTTCAAGCCAAAACG AAGAGGCACATGAGGATGAAAGAAAACTCATCTTCAGCCAGACCCAAATTACCAGATGATTTCATCGAGAAGCAGAGAGCATACTTCCGGGAGATCGACGCCTTTGAACTTCCAGAGGAAGAGGCCTCAGAGACTGACTGA
- the LOC100843900 gene encoding uncharacterized protein LOC100843900 isoform X4, with the protein MESSSTTTAATPPVKTVGKRPRRALAAAPLRDLTNFLPSSPTTPAPRSPSARRALPAHDASACSSAASAASATPPVSKPSAAVVVEEQVEQPSSVKSPISTVYTSRKSQRRTATTRRNPTGVKAPFSAGASASCPPPGKAARAGTSSFSGSGFSSYFILSSLSSSQNEAHEDERKLIFSQTQITR; encoded by the exons ATGGAATCCTCCTCCACTACCACCGCCGCAACGCCACCGGTGAAGACGGTGGGCAAGCGGCCGCGGagggcgttggcggcggcgcctctgCGGGATCTGACCAACTTCCTCCCCAGCAGCCCCACCACCCCGGCCCCGAGAAGCCCTAGCGCCAGGCGGGCGCTCCCTGCCCACGACGCCTCCGcgtgctcctccgccgcttccgccgcgTCCGCCACGCCCCCCGTCTCCAAGCCCTCCG CTGCGGTCGTTGTTGAGGAGCAGGTGGAGCAGCCGAGTTCGGTGAAGTCGCCCATCTCCACGGTCTACACGAGCCGCAAGTCCCAGCggaggacggcgacgacgaggaggaaccccaccggcgtcaaggcgcccTTCTCTGCTGGAGCATCAGCAAGCTGCCCGCCTCCTGGAAAGGCTGCAAGGGCCGGCACCAGCAG CTTCAGCGGCTCAGGGTTCTCATCCTATTTCATCCTCAGCTCCTTGTCTTCAAGCCAAAACG AGGCACATGAGGATGAAAGAAAACTCATCTTCAGCCAGACCCAAATTACCAGATGA
- the LOC100843900 gene encoding uncharacterized protein LOC100843900 isoform X3, whose product MESSSTTTAATPPVKTVGKRPRRALAAAPLRDLTNFLPSSPTTPAPRSPSARRALPAHDASACSSAASAASATPPVSKPSAAVVVEEQVEQPSSVKSPISTVYTSRKSQRRTATTRRNPTGVKAPFSAGASASCPPPGKAARAGTSSFSGSGFSSYFILSSLSSSQNEEAHEDERKLIFSQTQITR is encoded by the exons ATGGAATCCTCCTCCACTACCACCGCCGCAACGCCACCGGTGAAGACGGTGGGCAAGCGGCCGCGGagggcgttggcggcggcgcctctgCGGGATCTGACCAACTTCCTCCCCAGCAGCCCCACCACCCCGGCCCCGAGAAGCCCTAGCGCCAGGCGGGCGCTCCCTGCCCACGACGCCTCCGcgtgctcctccgccgcttccgccgcgTCCGCCACGCCCCCCGTCTCCAAGCCCTCCG CTGCGGTCGTTGTTGAGGAGCAGGTGGAGCAGCCGAGTTCGGTGAAGTCGCCCATCTCCACGGTCTACACGAGCCGCAAGTCCCAGCggaggacggcgacgacgaggaggaaccccaccggcgtcaaggcgcccTTCTCTGCTGGAGCATCAGCAAGCTGCCCGCCTCCTGGAAAGGCTGCAAGGGCCGGCACCAGCAG CTTCAGCGGCTCAGGGTTCTCATCCTATTTCATCCTCAGCTCCTTGTCTTCAAGCCAAAACG AAGAGGCACATGAGGATGAAAGAAAACTCATCTTCAGCCAGACCCAAATTACCAGATGA